Part of the Armatimonadota bacterium genome is shown below.
GGACGCCATGAACCAGGCGGCCAACACCTGGGACGTCATGCACTCGGTGCTCACCCAGGAGCCTGCGGCCACGGTGCTCATCGCTGCCCAGGTCTGGACCAGGTACATCCTGAACTTCGCCGTCACCAAGCAGGAGTGGGCCGACTTCCTGCAGGCCTGGAACGCGGCCAGGAACGATGACCAGAAGAAGGCGGCCGCCGAGCGGCTGATCAAGACCATGAGCTTCTCCGTCTGGGACATCGAGAACCGCCGCTGGGCCGACCGCAAGGACTTCGTGAACAAGCACTTCGCGGATTGACGCCGACACGCCTGAGGGCACGCGCCCCCCGGGCCGTGTCGACACCGAAGATCTGTCGTTGTCATGACCATGCACCACCACCGCCTCCCCCCGAGGGGACCGGGCGGCTCAAAGGAGGGAACGCTGAGATGCTGCTCCTCATCCGCCTCGCCCAGCAGGCTCCGCCGTTTGGCTTCCCCGTGGGCGCCGGGCCCGACTACGGTCAGATCCTGCTGAACGCCCTCTTCCTGCTCTTCTGGGTGGTCGTCGCCGGCGTGGCCTTCGCCATCATGGCCCCCATCGCCATGCGCGTCTTCAACCGGGTCACCCCGGGCATCGACGAGATGGCGGAGCTGCGCAACGGCAACATGGCGGTGGCGGTGGTCCAGGGGGCCACCATCGTGGCCATGGCCCTGCTCGTCGTCGCGGTGATCCTGAAGTAGCCCGCAGCACCGGCCGCCCGGCGCATGGAGATCACGGTCAGCGAGCAGAAGGTCTTCCTCGTCGCCGCCCGGCTCACCCCCGAGCAGGCGCGCGAGCGGGCCTGGGACCACAAGATGGTGGCCTTCGGCTCCCTCTCCCGGCTGCTGCACCGTCCGAAGGGCGACGAGATCACCGTGGCGGCCATCGAGAAGCGCTACGAGCCGGTGTGGCACCTGGCGGCGCGCAAGCGCCTCGTCTTCGAGCGCGGACGCGAGTACCGCGTGCCGGTGGGCGACGCCACGGTGCGCGCCGTCACCGTGGCCGGCACCGACTACCCGGTGGCCGACGGGCCCCCGCGGCACTTCATCGTGCGTGGGGTCGAGCACTGCACGGACGACGTACGGGTGGAGCAGCTCGTGGATGCCCGCAGCGGAGCGGAGCTGCAGGCGCCGCAGCTGCTCACCGCGGCGCGCGAGGAGGTGGAGGACCTGGCGGCCCTGGCGCCGGCGGACGCCGTCGTCGTCCCGCCCGAGGTCAAGGCCTCCCAGGTCGTGCAGCGGCTGGTGCAGCGGCTGCTGACCCCGTACGAGGCGGATCAGGTCTTCGAGGAGGGGATCCAGGTCGAGTTCCTGCACCTGCTCTACCGGCCGGTCTTCGCCTTCGAGTACGTCTGGCAGGCCCGCGGCAAGCGGGGCGTGGTCGAGCTGGACGGCGTCACCGGCGAGGCCACCGTCGGCACCGGGGCCTTCCAGCAGCAGGTGCGGCGCATCTTCAACCGCGAGGTGCTCTTCGACCTGGGCGCCGAGACGGTGAACCTCGTCGTGCCCGGGGGCGCCATCCCGCTCAAGATCGGCAAGGCCATCATGGACCGGCAGCGCAGCAAGACGGGGTTGGCGTGAGGCGAAACGAGTTGACGCAAGGCGGAGGAGGGAGGCCTACATGGCACAGATCGCCGCCATCCTGGCCGCGTTCATCCCGGCCGTCGCCTGGCTGTGGTTCTTCTGGACCCGGGACCGGTATGAGCGCGAGCCCCGACGCCTGATCGGCAAGCTCTTCGTCTGGGGCGTCTTCTCCGCGCCCTGGGCGCTGGGCCTGGCGCTCTTCCTCGCGCGGCTGGAACGGTACGTCGACGCCGTGGGCCAGGCGGGCGCCATCCCGGCGGCCATCGCCCTGCTCTTCGGTTTCGTCTTCGTCAAGGCGCTCAACGAAGAGGTCATGAAGTACCTGGTCACGGCCAACAGCACCCGCACCGATCCGAACTTCAACGAGCCGGTCGACGGCATGATCTACATGACCACCGCGGCGCTGGGCTTCGCGGCCGCGGAGAACTTCCTCTACATCTTCGGCACCTACACCGGGATCCTCGCCGGGGCCGCCGAGGCGGGGGTGGCCGCCACGGAGGCGGCCCCCGTTGCGGCCCTGCAGGCCTTCGGCATCGTCGCTCCGCTGCGCTCGCTGCTCAGCGCCACCGGGCACGTGGCCATGTCGGGGATCGTCGGGTACTTCCTCGGTCAGGCCGTCGTCGGCCGGCGCAATGGACGGTGGGTGCTCGCCGGGCTGCTGCTCGCCGCCTTGCTCCACGCCGCCTTCAACTTCCCCCCCAGCCTGGCCCAGAAGCTCGAGGCCCCCACCGGGTTCCTCTCCCCCGCCTTCGGCCTCACCGTGCTCGTCTGGCTCGTCGGCATCGGCCTCTACGTCCTGCTGCTGCGGCGCGCGCTGGCGCAGTCACCCTTCCGCAGCCGGCAGCTCAGCGCGCGGCCGGCTGCTCCGACCCCTGTCCCTTCGGCACCCGAGCCCGCGCCGCCGGGGCAGGGCACCGGATCGAGCGGGGCGTGACCCCACAGGTCGCGGCAGGGACGCGGACCGTCAGGGGCTGGCCGCACTGAGACGGTCGGGACGTCGGTCTGGACTGACCGGCGCCTCGCCGGCGATCGACCGGTAGAGGTCCTCCGTCTCGGGCTCGGGGGCCACGCCCAGGTCGCGGGCGAGCGCCTCCACGCAGGTCCGATACTGCCGCAGCGCCAGATCCCGCCGTCCCAGGCGGGCGTAGCAGCGCATCGCACCGCGGTGGGCCGCCTCCAACAGGGGCTCACGCCCGGCGACCCCGGCGTAGACCTCGAGGGCGGCTTCCGCCTCGCCCTGCTCCTCCAGCAGGCCGCCCAGCCGCAGCGCGCCCTCGACGTAGCGGCGGCGCAGCGCCTCGCGCTCCTCTACGCACCAGGGATCCGGGACGGTCGTCAGCAGGTCGTCCTCGTACAGCGCCAGCGCCTCCCGCAAGGCTGCAACTGTCACGGCGCCGTCGCCCTCTCCACCCTCCCTGCGCCAGAGGGACGCGGTCAGGTGCCGGGCAAAGGCGTCGACGTCGACCCAGACCGTCGGGTCGAGGCGCAGGCGGTAGCCTGCGTGCTCCCGCACCAGGGCGATCCGGGGGGCTGCCCCGGTCACCCGCAAGGCCCGGCGCACCCGCGAGAGCGTGGTGTACAGGGCGGTGGACTCCACCGACGGAGCCTTCGGCCAGAAGGTCTCGACCAGCTCCTCTGCGGAGACGTAGCGGTGGCGGTGCAGCATCAGGTACTGGAAGAGCGCCAGCGCCTGCGGCCGTCCCCAGACGCTCTCCGACACCCCCTCTTCGCCCACCACCAGGCGAAACCGACCGAAGAGGTACACCCGCACCGCACCCTGCGACGCCGCCTCGGGCCGGGCCCCCGCCTCCGGCAAGAGGGCCAGCGCGACGTCGAGCGCCTGCTCGTAGGTCCAGCCCTCGCCGATGGCCCACGCCTCGTGGTAGCCTGGCTCACCCAGGGTGCCGCGCAGCGCCTCGGTCGTCTGCGCGAGCCCCGGTTGCTCGTCCGGCGGCAGCGGGAAGCCGGTGGCCTGCCGCACGCGGTGGGCGGCGGCCAGCAGGCGCACAGCGGCAGCGGGCTGCGCCAGGCCCGCGGCCGCACGGGCCAGCCCCTCCAGGGACTCGGCCACCCCCCACTTCTCCTGCATCGCCCGCCGACTGGCCAGGCTGGTCTTGTGGAGCGCCAGCGCGCGCTCGTAGTCGCCCACCGATGCGGCCAACGCCCCCATGTTGTTGAGGGTGAGCGCCTGCCCCCAGACGTCCCCCAGGTCGCGGAAGTGGTCCAGGCTCTCGGCGAAGAAGGCCTCGGCGCCGGCCGCGTCCCCCTGGGACTTCGCCACGAGCCCCAGGTTGTTGAGGGTGACGGCAATACCGCGCTCCTCCCCCAGCCGGCGCTTCACCGCCAGGCTCTCCTCCAGGTAGGCGCGGGCGCGAGCGTAGTCACCCTGGTCCTTGGCGACGACCCCCAGGTTGTTGAGGGCCATGGCCACGCCGCGCTCGTCCCCCACCTCCCGGCGCAGCGCCAGGGCGCGCTCGTAGCAGGCGAGCGCCGCCGGGTAGTCTCCACGACTGCGGCTCAGGTTCCCTGCCGCGTTGAGGGCTTTTGCCCGCAGGGCCGGCGGGGCAGCGGGAGCCGCGTCGATGAAGCGCTGCAGCCACTCCAGCCCCTCGCGGGCGTACCCATGGCGCTCCCAGAAACGCCCGAGCGCGGCCGCGAGGCTCAGCCCGGCCTCACCGTCCCCCGTGGCCAGGAGGTGGGCCAGCGCCGCCCGGAGGTTGTCGTGCTCCCGCTCCAGACGCTCGAGCCAGACCGCCTGCTCCGGGCCGGTCAGCGCAGGCTCCGCCGCCTCCGCCACGCGTCCATAGTAGCGGGCGTGCCGCCGGGCGATGGCGTGGGCCTCGCCCGTGGCCTGCAGCTGCTCCAGGGCGAACTCCCGCACCGTCTCCAGCATGCGGAACCGCGCCTCGCCGTCCTCCAGCGGCTCCTGCTGCACCAGGCTGTTGTCGACGAGCGCAGCGAGGTCGTCCAGCAGCGCCGACTCCTCTCCCTCCCCGAGCGCCACGGCCTGGATCGCCTCCAGCGCGCACCCCCCCGCGAAGACGGCCAGACGGCGGAAGAGGGCCCGGTGGTCCGGAGCGAGCAATTCGTAGCTCCACCCGATGGCGTGCCGCAGGGTGGCGTGGCGGGGCGGGGCGTCCCGGCCGCCGACCAGCAGGTCGAGGCGCGAGCCCAGGCGACGCAGGATCATCGTCGGCGTCAGATGTCGCACGCGCGCCGCGGCCAACTCGATCGCCAGCGGCAGGCCGTCCAGCCGGAGGCACAGGTCGGCCACCGCCTCGGCGGCCCTCCCCGAGGGCGCGAAGGTCGGCTGCACAGCCCGCCCGCGGTCGAGGAAGAGAGCTGCGGCCGGCGCCGCCAGGCGCTCCGCCGGCGACCCGGCCCGGGGGAGGCCGAGCGGCGGCACCGGGAACTCGCGCTCCCCGGCCAGGTGCAGCGGGGCGCGGCTGGTGACCAGCACGGTGAGCGCGGCGCTGCCGTCGAGGAGTCGCGCCACCGTGGCCCCCGCCGGCAGCACCTGCTCGAAGTTGTCCAGGAGCAGCAGCGTCTCGCCCTCGCCCAGGGCCGCAGCCACCGTCTCCAGGAGGTCCTGTCCCGGGAGGTCCCGGACGCCCAGGGCCTGCGCCACCGCCGGGAGCACCTGCGCCGGGTCGGTGAGCGGCGCCAGGTCGACGAAGGCCACACCGCCGGGAAGATGCGGGGCCAGCTGGCGGGCCACCTCCAGGGCCAGACGGGTCTTGCCGATCCCCGGCGCTCCGGTGAGGGTGACGAGCCGGACACCGGGCGTGGTGAGGAGGGCGGCCAGCGCCTCGACCTCCTCGGTGCGGCCGATGAAGGAGGTCCGCGGCGCGGGCAGGCGGCGCATCGGGCGCGCGGGTCCCCCTCGCCTCGTCGCCTCCGCGCGCTGCGCCGGCGGGATGGCCCGTCCGCGCCTGTCCATGGGCCCTGTAGTTCGGCACATCCGGGGCGGGTTCCCGCCCCGGACGAGTCAGGTCCGCAGCCGGGGGTCCAGCGCGTCCCGCAGCGCGTCGCCGAAGATGTTGAAGGCCAGTACGGCGACGCTGATGGCCAGCCCGGGGAAGATCGCCATCCAGGGGGCGCGGGTGGCGAAGTCCACCGCCGCCCCGCGCAGCATCAGCCCCCAGGCGGGCGTGGGCTCCGAGACGCCCAGCCCCAGGAAGGAGAGAGAAGCCTCCAGCAGGATGGCCTGGCCGAGGAAGGAGGTGAGCATGACGAGGTAGGGGGCGACGACGTTGGGGGCCATGTGGCGGAAGATGATCCGCAGGTGGCCCGCGCCGATGGCTCGCGCCGCTTCGACGTACACCGTCTCCCGGACGCTGAGGGCGCTGGCGCGGACCACCCGCTCCGCCCGCGGGATGAAGGAGAGGGCGATGGCCAGGATGAGCTTGTCGGTCCCCACCCCGATGATGGCCACGATGGCCAGCGCCAGGATGATGATGGGGAAGGAGATCATGATGTCCACCAGCCGCTGCACCGCCAGGTCGGTCCACCCGCCGAAGTAGGCGCTGGCCACGCCGATCACGGCACCCACGGTGGCGCCGAGGACGGAGGCACCGAAGCCCACGATCATCGCCGTGCGCGCGCCGTAGATGATGCGGCTGAGCACGTCCCGGCCGAAGGCGTCGGTGCCGAACCAGTGGGCCGGGCCGGGCGGCTGGAACATGTTGGCGAAGTCGTTGGCCACGGGGTTGTAGGGGGCCACCCAGGCGGCGCCAATCCCCATGAGGAGCATGCCGAGGATCACCGCTCCGCCCGCCGCCCCCAGGGGGTAGCGTCGCAGGAAACGCCCGACGGGGTGGGCCGGCCGGCGGGCGGCGACCCCGCCGACCGCCACCACGCGCTCCAAGACCGTCTCGCGCGCCATGCCCCTACCCGAACGTGATGCGGGGGTCCAGCCAGGCGTAGAGCAGGTCGGTGAGGAAGTTCACCAGGATGTAGGCGGAGGCGACCAGCAGCATCAGCCCCTGGATGAGCGTGTAGTCGCGCTGGCTGATGGCGTCGACGATGAGCTTGCCCACCCCGTTGAGGTTGAAGACCTGCTCGGTGACGACCAGGCCGCCGATGAGGAAGGCGAACTCCAGCCCGATGACCGTCACCACCGGTAGCAACGCGTTGCGCAGGGCGTGGCGGCGCAGGATCACCCGCCGCTCCAGCCCCTTGGCCCAGGCCGTGCGCACGTAGTCCTCCCGCAGCACGTCCAGCAGTGCCGAGCGCGTCATGCGCGTGGCCACCGCGGAGTAGCGGTAGCCCACCGCCAGCGCTGGCCAGATCAGCTGGGCCAGGTTGGCCCGCAGGTCCACCCAGGGCGGGGTGTAGGTGAGCGGGGGGAGGTAGTGGAAGACGGTGAGCAGGAAGAGGATGAGCAGGATCCCCAGCCAGAAGGACGGGACGGCCAGGCCGGCCACGCTGAAGACCTGGACGGCGTGGTCGATCCAGCGCCCGCGGTAGACGGCGGCCAGCGTCCCCAGGGGGATGGCCACGGCCACGGCCACCACCGTGGCCATGACGGCGAGCTGCAGGGTGAGCGGCAGCCGGATGGCGATCTCCCGTGCCACCGGCGCCCCCGACCACATCGAGGTCCCCAGGTCGAAGCGGACCAGCCCCATCAGGTAGTCGACGAACTGCGCCCACATGGGCTTGTCCAGGCCCAGCCGGGCCCGCTCCGCCTCCAGCACGCCCGGGGTGATGTACGAGCCGCCCAGCACCAGTCGCAGGGCCACGATGTCCCCCGGGACCACGCGCATGATGACGAAGATGAGCACCGCCACCGTGACGAGGGTGGGGACGATGAGCAGCAGCCGCGTGAGGATGTAGCGCGTCACGTCGTCAGCGCCGCCGGCGGGCGGCGCCCCGCCACCCCCGGGGACGGCACGCGCACGTTACGGCGAGAGCCAGTAGACCTCCAGGTCCGGCTCGACGTAGTGGTTCGTGGTGGTCTTGTACCCTTGCAGCGTCCGCCAGTACGGGATGATGCGCCACCACCACAGGACGTACATCACGTAGGCCTGCTCGTCCAGCAGCCGCCGCTCGAACTGCCGGATGATGCGGGTCCGCTCCGCCCGGTCCGTCGTCCGGCTCTGGCGGAAGTACCAGGCGTCGAGCTGCCGGTCGATGTACCCGCCGTAGTTGAGCGGGCTCACGTCGGCGGAGAGGAACTTCACCAGCTGCACGTCGGGGTCGTCGATGAAGTCGCAGGCGAAGTCCACCGTGGCCTCGTAGTTCCCGGCGCGCTGGTCGGCCAGGTAGCGCGCCGTCTCCTGCTGCTCGTGGCGCACGTTCAGCCCGATCTGCCGCCACTGGTCCACCAGGTAGACCCCCACGGGCTCGTACGGCATCTGGATGCTGCGGTTCTTCAGGGTGAAGCTGAAGCCCTCGGGCACGCCGGCTTCGCGGAGGAGCTGGCGGGCCTGCTGCCGGGCTGCGGTGATGTTCCGCCCGTAGCCGGCCAGCCGCATCAGCTCGGCCTGGGACATGGCGTACTCCGAGCCCGGGCGCATCACCGCGCCCACCGGGCGGACCAGGGCGATCTGGGACAGCGCCTGCGAGCCGCCCCAGCGGTCCACCGCCAGGGTGAGGGCCCGGCGCACCCGCGCGTCGTCGAAGGGCTTGCGCCGCGTGTTGAAGACCACGATGAGGTTGCAGTTCCAGGGCTGCTCCTGCACGGCGATGCGGTCCCCCAGGGTCCGCACCAGGTCGTCCCGCTCCGCCGGCGAGACGCCGCGGAACTCGATCAGGGCCTGGCCGCTCTTCAGGGCCGCCATCATCGCCGAGCGGCTGCCGATGAACAGCGCGCGGAAGCCGTCCAGGTAGGGCAGGCCGGGCTTGAAGTACTCGTCGTTGCGCCGCCCGACCCAGTGGGAGCCGCGCACGTACTCGACGAAGCGGAACGGCCCGGTGCCCATGATGTTGCGCTCGTACCAGCGCGGGTCGCGCTCGAGGATCTCCGCCTTGTAGACGAAGTTGAACGGCGACGCCAGCTTCTCCACGAACCCCGGGGAGGCGAACTTCAGCCGGAAGACCACCGTCTGGGCGTCGGGGGCCTCGACGCGCTGGACCATGTGGTACATGGCCTGGCGCGCGCTGATGACCCCTTCCTTCGGGAAGATGATCTTGTCGTAGGTGGCCTGGATGTCGCGGGCCGTCAGCGGCGACCCGTCGTGCCAGCGCACGCCCTGACGGATCTTGAAGGTGTACGTGCGTCCGTCGCGGGAGACGGTCCACGACTCGGCCAGGTCGCCGACGACCTTGGGGAAGTTCTGGGTGTCGAACTTCACCAGGTAGTTGTAGTGGGGCTTCACCGGGTGGAGCATAGCGAAGGTCGTCTCCCGGTGGCCGTCAAAGGATGGAGGTTCTGCCGACACGATGTAGACGAGCGTACCGCCGCGCCGCGGCTGCTGGGCGGTGGCCAGTGCCGGGAGCAGCACCAGCGCCCCGATGAGCCACACCAGACCCACAGACCGGACCACTCTCCAGAGCCGACCGGTCGACACGCGCTCCTCCACCTCCCGTGGGCGAGAAGTATAATACAATTCGCCTTCGACCGTGGGCCTTCCTTGCCCGTCCGACCGCGCCGCCGGCCTTCAGGGACGGGCCGGGCGCGCGGTTACGCCTCCAGACGGTCGAGCAGCTCGAGCCAGCGCTCCCGGCCGCCGGCGGGCGGGCGCCAGTCCAGGTCGATGACACGGGCCCCCTGACGCGCCAGGCTCTCCGCAAAGAGGCCGAGGCCCACGTTCACCACGGCCGGCGGGCCCTGGAGCAGCGTGCGCAGCGGACCCGGGTCGGGCGGAGGGACCGCCCCCTCGGGCACGGCCAGGCGGGTGACCTCGCGCGTCCCGTCCCGGACGCCGCGCTGCCGGAGGAGCTGGCCCGCCGCGTGGGCCGCCAGGGCGGCGGCGTCCAGCACGTGCATCCCTGCCTCCCGCAGGGCCGCCGTCTGGGCTTCCGCATCCTGCGGGTCCAGCTCGGTCCCGCACACGCTCCCGAGCACGCACAGGGTCCGCCCGCTGCGGCGGGCCTCCTCCCGGGCCTGAGCTATCGCGGGGCCCAGCCGGGCGGCGGGATCGGGCTCGACCGCATCCCCGAGGACCACGTCGAGGAGGAGCACCGCGACGGCGGGGTCGGCGGCCTCCGCGGCCAGGCGCTGCAGGCGTAGCGTAGGGTCGAGCAGAGGGTGCAGCCGGCCCTGGGTGAACTCGTCCGCCCCCAGGTCGAGGAGGGTGTGCTCGACGGCCGGGCCGGTGCCGGGGAGGGCATCCGCCGGGTCCAGGGGGGCGTTGGAGCGCACGCGGCCGACGTAGGTGCGCAGGACCGCCTGCGCCTCGGCGCACAGCGTCCCGCCGCTGTAGAGGCCGCGCACGAAGCGCTGCCCTGACGCCAGCCGTGCGGCCTCGGCCCGGAGCGGCTCGGGGAGCGACCCGGCCTCTGCCTCCGCGTCGGCGGGGGGCGCCTCCCGCACCCCCGCGCCCTCGGCGAGGAGCACGGCGCGCCGGGCGGCCCCGGCCAGCGTGCGCGCGCCGGAGACGGTGCCGCTGTCGGCCACTTCCGCCCCCACGAACACCGCGACCACCGGCTTGCCGGTCCCCCGCGCCGCTGCCAGGACCCGCTCCGCCACCGTCGGGTCGGGAGGCTTGCTCACGAGGACGATGACCCGGGTGGCCGGGTCGTCAGCCAGGAGGCCCAGCGCCCGGACCATCGTGGCCCCGCCCACGGCACCGCTCACGTCGCGCCCGCCGGTGCCGATAGCCTGGCTCACGCCGCTGCCCCAGCGGTGCACCAGGCTGGCCACTTCCTGCAGGCCCGTGCCGGATGCGGCCACGATCCCCACCGGTCCCCGCCGCACCCGGTTGGCGAACCCCAGGCCCACGCCCCCGAGGAGGGCGGTGCCGCAGTCGGGGCCCATGACCAGCAGTCCCCGCTCCGCCGC
Proteins encoded:
- a CDS encoding DUF350 domain-containing protein, which encodes MLLLIRLAQQAPPFGFPVGAGPDYGQILLNALFLLFWVVVAGVAFAIMAPIAMRVFNRVTPGIDEMAELRNGNMAVAVVQGATIVAMALLVVAVILK
- a CDS encoding PrsW family glutamic-type intramembrane protease, yielding MAQIAAILAAFIPAVAWLWFFWTRDRYEREPRRLIGKLFVWGVFSAPWALGLALFLARLERYVDAVGQAGAIPAAIALLFGFVFVKALNEEVMKYLVTANSTRTDPNFNEPVDGMIYMTTAALGFAAAENFLYIFGTYTGILAGAAEAGVAATEAAPVAALQAFGIVAPLRSLLSATGHVAMSGIVGYFLGQAVVGRRNGRWVLAGLLLAALLHAAFNFPPSLAQKLEAPTGFLSPAFGLTVLVWLVGIGLYVLLLRRALAQSPFRSRQLSARPAAPTPVPSAPEPAPPGQGTGSSGA
- a CDS encoding tetratricopeptide repeat protein, whose protein sequence is MRRLPAPRTSFIGRTEEVEALAALLTTPGVRLVTLTGAPGIGKTRLALEVARQLAPHLPGGVAFVDLAPLTDPAQVLPAVAQALGVRDLPGQDLLETVAAALGEGETLLLLDNFEQVLPAGATVARLLDGSAALTVLVTSRAPLHLAGEREFPVPPLGLPRAGSPAERLAAPAAALFLDRGRAVQPTFAPSGRAAEAVADLCLRLDGLPLAIELAAARVRHLTPTMILRRLGSRLDLLVGGRDAPPRHATLRHAIGWSYELLAPDHRALFRRLAVFAGGCALEAIQAVALGEGEESALLDDLAALVDNSLVQQEPLEDGEARFRMLETVREFALEQLQATGEAHAIARRHARYYGRVAEAAEPALTGPEQAVWLERLEREHDNLRAALAHLLATGDGEAGLSLAAALGRFWERHGYAREGLEWLQRFIDAAPAAPPALRAKALNAAGNLSRSRGDYPAALACYERALALRREVGDERGVAMALNNLGVVAKDQGDYARARAYLEESLAVKRRLGEERGIAVTLNNLGLVAKSQGDAAGAEAFFAESLDHFRDLGDVWGQALTLNNMGALAASVGDYERALALHKTSLASRRAMQEKWGVAESLEGLARAAAGLAQPAAAVRLLAAAHRVRQATGFPLPPDEQPGLAQTTEALRGTLGEPGYHEAWAIGEGWTYEQALDVALALLPEAGARPEAASQGAVRVYLFGRFRLVVGEEGVSESVWGRPQALALFQYLMLHRHRYVSAEELVETFWPKAPSVESTALYTTLSRVRRALRVTGAAPRIALVREHAGYRLRLDPTVWVDVDAFARHLTASLWRREGGEGDGAVTVAALREALALYEDDLLTTVPDPWCVEEREALRRRYVEGALRLGGLLEEQGEAEAALEVYAGVAGREPLLEAAHRGAMRCYARLGRRDLALRQYRTCVEALARDLGVAPEPETEDLYRSIAGEAPVSPDRRPDRLSAASP
- a CDS encoding ABC transporter permease, which translates into the protein MARETVLERVVAVGGVAARRPAHPVGRFLRRYPLGAAGGAVILGMLLMGIGAAWVAPYNPVANDFANMFQPPGPAHWFGTDAFGRDVLSRIIYGARTAMIVGFGASVLGATVGAVIGVASAYFGGWTDLAVQRLVDIMISFPIIILALAIVAIIGVGTDKLILAIALSFIPRAERVVRASALSVRETVYVEAARAIGAGHLRIIFRHMAPNVVAPYLVMLTSFLGQAILLEASLSFLGLGVSEPTPAWGLMLRGAAVDFATRAPWMAIFPGLAISVAVLAFNIFGDALRDALDPRLRT
- a CDS encoding ABC transporter permease, translating into MTRYILTRLLLIVPTLVTVAVLIFVIMRVVPGDIVALRLVLGGSYITPGVLEAERARLGLDKPMWAQFVDYLMGLVRFDLGTSMWSGAPVAREIAIRLPLTLQLAVMATVVAVAVAIPLGTLAAVYRGRWIDHAVQVFSVAGLAVPSFWLGILLILFLLTVFHYLPPLTYTPPWVDLRANLAQLIWPALAVGYRYSAVATRMTRSALLDVLREDYVRTAWAKGLERRVILRRHALRNALLPVVTVIGLEFAFLIGGLVVTEQVFNLNGVGKLIVDAISQRDYTLIQGLMLLVASAYILVNFLTDLLYAWLDPRITFG
- a CDS encoding ABC transporter substrate-binding protein gives rise to the protein MSTGRLWRVVRSVGLVWLIGALVLLPALATAQQPRRGGTLVYIVSAEPPSFDGHRETTFAMLHPVKPHYNYLVKFDTQNFPKVVGDLAESWTVSRDGRTYTFKIRQGVRWHDGSPLTARDIQATYDKIIFPKEGVISARQAMYHMVQRVEAPDAQTVVFRLKFASPGFVEKLASPFNFVYKAEILERDPRWYERNIMGTGPFRFVEYVRGSHWVGRRNDEYFKPGLPYLDGFRALFIGSRSAMMAALKSGQALIEFRGVSPAERDDLVRTLGDRIAVQEQPWNCNLIVVFNTRRKPFDDARVRRALTLAVDRWGGSQALSQIALVRPVGAVMRPGSEYAMSQAELMRLAGYGRNITAARQQARQLLREAGVPEGFSFTLKNRSIQMPYEPVGVYLVDQWRQIGLNVRHEQQETARYLADQRAGNYEATVDFACDFIDDPDVQLVKFLSADVSPLNYGGYIDRQLDAWYFRQSRTTDRAERTRIIRQFERRLLDEQAYVMYVLWWWRIIPYWRTLQGYKTTTNHYVEPDLEVYWLSP
- the fdrA gene encoding acyl-CoA synthetase FdrA; this translates as MVVRSVVRHSAYADSVTLMRVQQEVRRQAGVEEAGLVLATEANKALLQQAGLLTPEASTAGPDDLVIAVRAVSEEAAARALAEAQTLLSRPRASAGGDAYRPRTLAAARRLLPQATVAAVSVPGRFAAGVAREALREGLHVFLFSDNVPLEEEVALKREAAERGLLVMGPDCGTALLGGVGLGFANRVRRGPVGIVAASGTGLQEVASLVHRWGSGVSQAIGTGGRDVSGAVGGATMVRALGLLADDPATRVIVLVSKPPDPTVAERVLAAARGTGKPVVAVFVGAEVADSGTVSGARTLAGAARRAVLLAEGAGVREAPPADAEAEAGSLPEPLRAEAARLASGQRFVRGLYSGGTLCAEAQAVLRTYVGRVRSNAPLDPADALPGTGPAVEHTLLDLGADEFTQGRLHPLLDPTLRLQRLAAEAADPAVAVLLLDVVLGDAVEPDPAARLGPAIAQAREEARRSGRTLCVLGSVCGTELDPQDAEAQTAALREAGMHVLDAAALAAHAAGQLLRQRGVRDGTREVTRLAVPEGAVPPPDPGPLRTLLQGPPAVVNVGLGLFAESLARQGARVIDLDWRPPAGGRERWLELLDRLEA